ATGGTTCACTCCTTGCTATATTTTTTTATCTAGGGTGAGATTGGGATGCAGCAAATGGGCTTGCAAGCACGCCTTATGAGCCAAGCACTGCGTAAAATGTCAGGAAATGCTTCAAAAGCTGGTTGTACTCTCATTTTCCTTAATCAAATAAGATATAAGGTACCACTGATTCTCTATTTATCCGTGAAGATCGTAATTAACAGGACCAATGAGGCTTTCCTCTAACCCAATTGGATCACTTTTATCTTCTATTTGTGCATCCTGTGCATTCTTAAGTTCTGTATATcgatatcttcttcttcttctttttttttccctttcagtAACTTTATTCTTGTGAAATTGATAGATTGGTGTATATTATGGGAATCCAGAAGTCACAAGTGGAGGAATTGCTTTAAAATTCTTTGCCTCTGTACGTCTTGAAATACGGCCTACTGGGAAGATCAAGTCTGTAAGAACTATTTGATTATAAGGGAGCAGGATAGATTGTGATGTTTTCTATTTTAATCCATTTCACGGGCATGATAATTTATTATTCTTTTTCTGTGTTGTCTAGTTCTGCAAATTTAGTCTATAGGTTCCTTACAAGTTACAATGTAGAGTTTTATATCATTGTAGGTTAAAGGAGACGAAGATATAGGGCTTCGGGTTCGTGTAAGAGTGCAAAAGAGTAAGGTATGCAAGAATATAATTGAGGACTGCTATGTAACGCTGACATTTGACATGAAATTTTTGTTATTTCAAAAACATGTACATTGTAGTTCATATGAAATAATTAGTTACAAATGATTATGAATTTTTATATTCTTTTGAtaattgatgattttttttttcacaaactgCTTTGCCTTGAGTTTTGTTTGTATTTAGGGAAAGTGGAAAGACATGATATGAAGAAAATTGATTGAGATATTTAGAACATCACTCTACTTCATTCTTTTCACACTTTTACTTGGATAGTTGTTTGCCTTGCATTTGAGTCCTTTGCTTAAGTCAGGTTGTGTTTGGACAAGGCATTACTTTCTTGCAATACTGTTTACTCATAATATTAGCGCCCCCTATTATCTTTTAAGTTTGATATCAAGATGATTCTGTTTGGTCAAGAAGATTTGTAAAACTTATCATTGGGTGTTAATAGTATATTAGAACACTGCCAACTCTGTAATCTTTCACCCTTTTTGTTTTGTGCTTATTTTGTTTTAGTTTTGTTTATGTTATTCATATATAGAATAAATCATTACTCTGATCAGCTGTTGTGATAGGTATCAAGGCCATACAAGCAAGCTGAGTTTGAAATTATATTTGGGGAGGGAGTGAGTAAACTGGTTAGTATTGCAATATAATAGTGGGCATTTCTTCTAATGGTATGAGCTGCTCTATCCATTCACTTTGATTTAATATGCAGGGTTGCATTTTGGATTGTGCTGAAGTGATGGATGTTGTGGTAAAGAAGGGGTCTTGGTATAGCTATGGGGAACATAGGTTGGTCTTTGGACTGTTGTGTTTCTATGTGTGAATTTAATTTTAGCTCTCTTATTTGTTTAATTGTCTGTTTATATGTTCTTTTCTCGATGTTTGATCTTTGGGAGTTTTTAAGATTTaaaataagaagaagaaaaaagagagaaaTGAAAGGAAGGAAGAGAGGGGAAAGAACCACAAAAAGCCACATCTTTATTCTCATTAATTCTATAAAATAGAAggttatatacacacacacacacataaatcTCCTATGATTACTCCACTTAATTAGGAATAAAATTCCTATCTATTTGGGAATCTAAATCTTACATTAAAGACGAATATAAATCCTAACTAAATAGGAATACGTAAAATTTACTAATAATTAGTAATATAACTAAACATAAATATTGACTTTCCACAATAGGAGTAAATGTCTAAAACATGTTACCTTACCTTACATCAATTAAGATGATTTTAAGCATTTGTTTGTCTACAGCACAATGGGCGTTTGCAAATTAAACTTATTTGTTCTTGCTGCTGCTCATTTTCCTTCTCCtcccctttttcttcttctttgttGAGATTTTGCACTACTGCTTATGCAGCTACTTTCTTACTATGTTTGCAGTCATTGATTATGGTCATCTGTACTGCAGAGGATAGTTTTGTTGACTTCTAAAGTTAATGGCTTTAGATATAAATTTACCTTGTGCCTATTCTCGTTAAGAAATATTCTATTTTTGTTTGTTGATCAATTCATTTAGTTTCATATCTAGATTACAAAAACAAGTTTTTCTTAATGCAATTTTAATATTTGAGTGGTACCAGGTAACATGGGAGGTTTTAGTCATGCAAGTCAAAAATTCATAATCCAATTCCAGACAAATATTAGAACAGCTAGACTTTGATTGCATTCCTTGGTTAActaaattaaatagttaattcaATTGACTAAAAACAGGAGGAGATTAGGGAAAAAATGTTCCCTCAACCAGAACAATGTAATTCTTTGAAGTTCTGATTTGGAACAAATTACTTGAATGCAGAAGATTTTGTGCGAGTACTACAGCATAGAAAGAAAACAATACATTGTCTTCCTGAAACTTTGATTGCAGGAAATAGTTGGAACTTGAGGATTCATATTCTAACTGCATATGATAGGTCTTCAAGATTTTATTCTGGCTACTCCTTCCAGTTAATATCTCATGAAgttatcattttcttttttcttgctTTCAAATTTTCATGATGCATGTTTTAACAGTTCAGTGCTGCCTGAATACCGTCTAAAAATATTGTGGCTGATAGTCATTTCTTGTCATTTGTGTTTTGACAAAGATTGGGACAAGGAAGGGACAGAGCATTACAGTACTTGAGAGACAATCCTCATCTTCACGAAGAAATAGAGAAGGTTAGTTGCTTAGTACTTGCATGCATTTTTGCTCAAGCCCGATTACTGGTGCAATTGTCTTTAAAGAAAGCAACAGaatgaattaatctgtacatgtgcTTTTGATTGTCAGAGAGGCAAATTCTCTTCACTTGCAAGTTGAATACTGATTTTGGCATATTCACGTGCAATTATTTGGCATTCATTATGATAAAGAATTTTAATGATTGTTTGCAGATGGTTCGATCGATTATGGTAGATGGAACGGTAAATACAGGCTCTCTTTATACAAGGAATTCATCATCACCTGTTCAAGATGAAAATGTTTATGAGGAGATCTAATTTAGGGCTAAGGCAGGCATGGAGTTTTGTTGTTAAGACATTCACAGCTCAAGCACAAAGAACAGGCAATCTGATGTATCGCCATCTTTGTTTGTCCGCTCAGTTGATGGCCTAAACATTTCAGTTGAAATAATGATTGAGTTGCATTAGTAATGACAATTAATTGACAAGGGGAGATGGGTTTTGCCATTGTCAAATTTTCTCCTATTAGAGTAAGAGCTGGATGactgtccattttattttttcattattttacaaTTAAATAGGAGTTATTATAAAAGTCATATTTTCTACTTTCTATCCCCAatattatatatacatacatgtaatgttaatgaattttgactatctaATACTGCCAAGTTAGTagaccaaaataataataataataataataatgagttGATAGTAAATGAGAGGTATCAGGGATCCATTCCATAGGAAATGGGAAATTACACAGAGCTAGGGATACACAAGGTATTGATTTTGGGCTGTTTTGACAGAAAATCATACATAACAAAAACCGAAATAGGAATAATCTATAGTGCCAAAGCACTTGTATTGTAAACAAGAAGAGCTCCTCCTGCAAGAAGCCTTGCTAGTGTCACTGCCCATATTGCCAACCCTGTTCCTGCAAATTTCAATCCCAATATTTATTCATCTCACAAATTggggaaaaataataaaaataaatcatttgcgatatcaaattaaatttttagtattcAACTCACCCCCATCATAAACATCACCACTTGGAGACCAGTCATCTGTGTTGTAGATAGGGCTGCACATTAACCATCCCAAAATTAATGTGATCTATCACTGATCTCATTCCAACTacactattaaaaaattaatatagtaCTTCATGATCAATACTGCCCATATTGCCAACCCTGTTCCTGCAAATTTCAATCCCAATATTTATTCATCTCACAAATTggggaaaaataataaaaataaatcatttgcgatatcaaattaaatttttagtattcAACTCACCCCCATCATAAACATCACCACTTGGAGACCAGTCATCTGTGTTGTAGATAGGGCTGCACATTAACCATCCCAAAATTAATGTGATCTATCACTGATCTCATTCCAACTacactattaaaaaattaatatagtaCTTCATGATCAATAGGCAAAATCCACTAAAAATGAATAATTACAATTAAAGAATGGCatattccataaactaaagtAGATAACTAATTCTACCTGTATCCATCCACATTGGCACCATACTTGTCTACAAATTGGTATACACCATTTCCCAGAATCAAGGAATATGTAATTAAACATAAATCAATTACAACCActcaattataattaaaaaaaatataaattaaaaaaattctaaataCAAAATCATATGGTAAATGGAACACTAATATTAAGCTACTTAATTTTATACggatttgatttcaattatgtgCGTTTATCAAAAACCATAAGACACAAACCTTAGCCTTCCTTCCAGAGGCATCAAGCCCATCCCTGAGGTTCATGCCACCGTTGATCCCTAGACATCATTAATTCAAAATTTCTCCTCAATTTCAAgattaaagaagaaaaacaataatatatatatatatatatatatatatatatatatatatatatatatatatatatatatatatggagaaaAGAAGAGAAGAGGGATGAGGAGCCATAAGACTTATCAGTCATGATCTGGCCACCACTGGCCTCAACTTTGAAAGTTCTTCGTGAGAGAGTTGGAAGTCTCGCTCCAGATTTTTCAACAGTGAAAGAAGATGGTTTCAGGCTCGCTGAAGCCATGACTGACGCTGCCATTGCTTTCTTTCTTCTCTCCGCTCTTTTCTATTTGGCTTTCAATCTTTCAAAATACCCGCTGaaacaaataataaataaataaataatagtgaCCTCAGATTCTCCCGTTGCCACGTGGCCATGTTTTGTGGCATATATCTGGATATGATTTGCAAACATTATCAGGATACGTACACGTGGAGTGAGTCCATAAGTCAAAAATACTTtgacaaataattaaaaaatgctcttattttaatcttttatgtaatattgcaaatattttaatttatttattactatgttataagtttttaaaattaaccatttaaataaaatgtttaaaattacattagaaatttataaaatttattaattgaaatttaaaaagtattaaaagaaCACATTTATTaagaatatttatatttaataaatcatAAGAGATTATAATGTATTTCGATTTTGCTTTATTCaattaattatcaattttatAAACTAAATAGTATTAACTAAATTATTTCAAATTGGCCGGATCTATTATTAATaacttttttcaattttcttattattttttattaaaaataaataaatgtttaatttattttGCCCACTTCCAATATAAACCATTTCCAATTATTCttcttaatatttaattaaagaattaattcATAATTAGTAATATCAGTCAAGTACTTTAAATTAcactttataattaaaaattattatttcataTTAGATTCGGAATAAAAATTTTATGCTAAATATAAGACTTACACAAATTTTCTTCCTTTGAACTAATTATTATTGGGATATAGTTAAATTcgatttattttctttatatatatatatgaaaaaaatatctaaaaattataaCCAATAAAAAAATTGTTAGATGAGCCATCTCACCTACTTAGAtgtagggctgagcagaattcgattcaaactaaaaaatcgaaccgaaccaagtcaattcagtttaattttaaaattaaatctgtTCAATTCGGTtttgaattataaaaattttggttatttcggttcggttcgattttgaagagaaaaaaatcggttaaatcgaactgaatagtaatttatatagtcaaatcaaattaaatcgaactaaatcaatttttgaattgatttatttttatgaaaaatttatgaattatatttgattatatatatattaattatttaatttcattgattaatggttattaggttcaaaccaaagttaaaattagaccaaataacttgaaaatcaagtctaaattcaaaaatcaataaaaaatcaaaccaatCGATTTAAACCAAACCGAATCGAAATAgaacggttcgattcgatttttcatccatttcggttcggttcggtttctaaaatttgctgttcgatttttataatttaattcagttcggttcggttcggtttgaaccgaatgctcacccctacttaGATGTTTCAAGAAGGCCTAATGGTTAAAAATTCaaacttttgaattttttttcataattcaattcaatctttttaattctaataattttgtcttaatttcaaaatttagtagtaattataattaattgatcaaaattagaataaaaatattttattataaatttaaataaaaaaaatattttgattaCAACATGGGAAAGGGCTGTGTGATCTAAAAAAACATTGGGAAGGACTTGCAACTAATTctagcttctttttttttattcaaattgatgttaaaatacttttaaattttgagtCATTTGA
The Hevea brasiliensis isolate MT/VB/25A 57/8 chromosome 15, ASM3005281v1, whole genome shotgun sequence genome window above contains:
- the LOC110638179 gene encoding photosystem II 10 kDa polypeptide, chloroplastic isoform X2, with the translated sequence MNLRDGLDASGRKAKGNGVYQFVDKYGANVDGYSPIYNTDDWSPSGDVYDGGTGLAIWAVTLARLLAGGALLVYNTSALAL